In the uncultured Methanobacterium sp. genome, one interval contains:
- the cobQ gene encoding cobyric acid synthase CobQ → MASSDKTKYIMVQGTASNAGKSVVVAALCRMFSQRGYRVSPFKSQNMSLNSFTTQENREIAMAQVLQAEAAGVEPHHHMNPVLLKPKEDFTSQVIVHGKPVGDMNFYHYQHNFREQALQAIKESLDALSSDYDIIVMEGAGSPAEINMLDVDLANMQIARLADADVILVADIDKGGVFASIAGTFQLLPPEDRQRIKGIIINKFRGNLDILMPGIRQIEKIVGVPVLGVLPYDPGLKLPEEDSASLSERKYRSSGKITVGVMRLPRISNFTDIDPLEYEPEVGVKLIEIGEEIGNVDALIIPGTRNSISDMIALDKAGLTDEIKNLTNEIPVFGICGGYQMLGSNIMDKSLKESNIGSIEGMGILDVKTSFGEVEKIISQSQGTLIGNEMFKNSQGEILQGYELHEGVSHLGKSKPLLKVIQGCGNYPQSGFDGAQEGLTAGTYFHGIFHNFRFRRSFTDYLREANGLEPIGYQEDHFQELKRFSIQRLSDLVEDNLDLKLLQKVLSYEI, encoded by the coding sequence ATGGCATCTTCAGATAAAACTAAATACATAATGGTTCAGGGAACTGCTTCAAATGCCGGGAAAAGTGTGGTAGTGGCTGCACTCTGTCGGATGTTCTCCCAGAGAGGATACCGTGTTAGTCCCTTCAAATCCCAGAACATGTCTTTAAATTCATTCACCACCCAGGAAAACAGGGAAATAGCCATGGCACAGGTTTTGCAGGCAGAAGCTGCAGGAGTAGAACCCCACCACCATATGAATCCAGTTTTACTCAAACCCAAGGAGGATTTCACTTCCCAGGTGATTGTTCATGGAAAACCAGTTGGAGATATGAATTTCTATCATTACCAACATAACTTCCGTGAACAGGCCCTTCAGGCCATAAAGGAGTCTCTGGATGCTCTTTCAAGTGATTACGATATAATCGTTATGGAAGGAGCCGGCTCCCCAGCAGAAATAAACATGCTGGATGTGGATCTGGCCAACATGCAGATCGCCCGCCTGGCTGATGCTGACGTGATTTTAGTGGCAGATATTGATAAGGGAGGAGTTTTCGCATCTATTGCTGGGACATTCCAGTTGTTACCCCCTGAAGACCGTCAGCGAATCAAAGGTATCATAATAAACAAGTTCAGAGGTAACCTGGATATTTTAATGCCAGGAATCAGGCAGATCGAAAAGATCGTGGGTGTTCCGGTACTGGGAGTCTTACCCTACGATCCTGGACTTAAACTTCCTGAAGAAGATTCTGCATCTTTATCTGAACGTAAATATCGTAGCAGTGGGAAAATCACAGTGGGAGTGATGAGACTGCCCCGTATTTCCAACTTCACTGACATCGACCCCCTGGAATACGAACCAGAAGTGGGAGTGAAACTCATTGAAATTGGAGAGGAAATAGGGAATGTGGATGCTCTGATTATTCCTGGAACACGTAACAGTATCAGCGATATGATAGCTCTGGATAAAGCTGGTCTTACCGATGAAATTAAAAACCTAACCAATGAAATACCTGTTTTTGGTATCTGCGGAGGATACCAGATGTTAGGCTCAAACATCATGGATAAATCCCTTAAAGAATCTAACATCGGCAGTATTGAAGGTATGGGAATTCTGGATGTTAAAACCAGCTTTGGAGAAGTTGAAAAGATAATCAGCCAGAGTCAGGGTACTTTAATTGGTAATGAAATGTTCAAAAACTCCCAAGGAGAGATTTTACAGGGATATGAACTCCATGAAGGAGTTTCCCACCTGGGAAAATCCAAACCTCTTCTAAAGGTCATACAGGGTTGCGGTAACTACCCTCAATCTGGTTTTGACGGGGCACAGGAAGGTTTAACTGCTGGAACATATTTCCATGGGATTTTCCACAATTTCCGTTTCCGCAGATCATTCACCGACTATCTGAGGGAAGCCAATGGCCTTGAACCCATCGGTTACCAAGAGGACCATTTCCAGGAGTTGAAAAGATTCTCAATCCAGAGGTTATCCGACCTGGTTGAAGATAATTTAGATCTGAAGTTACTCCAGAAAGTACTGAGTTACGAAATTTAA
- a CDS encoding universal stress protein, whose product MRLYKKILLPTDGSEYSEKAGEHAIWIAEKSISQIIVLNVIDTSYLKSIPQQDLELSLEEQFKEEGNMAVKKFSEKLEESQCEGTCKNVQFTSLIKKGKPADEILKIIKEEEIDLVVMGASGKHGLNRLYPGSVTERVVRSANCPVLVIK is encoded by the coding sequence ATGAGACTGTATAAAAAAATATTACTGCCCACAGATGGCTCAGAATATTCTGAAAAAGCTGGAGAACATGCTATATGGATTGCTGAAAAGAGTATTTCCCAGATAATTGTCTTAAATGTAATTGATACATCTTATCTAAAATCCATACCTCAGCAAGATCTTGAATTGAGTTTGGAAGAACAATTCAAGGAAGAGGGGAATATGGCAGTTAAAAAATTTTCAGAAAAGCTTGAAGAAAGTCAATGTGAGGGCACCTGTAAAAATGTTCAGTTCACGTCACTGATTAAAAAGGGTAAACCTGCTGATGAAATATTAAAAATTATTAAAGAAGAAGAGATCGATCTGGTGGTAATGGGAGCTTCAGGTAAACACGGATTAAACCGATTATATCCCGGAAGTGTAACAGAACGAGTGGTGAGATCTGCCAATTGCCCGGTTTTAGTAATAAAGTGA
- a CDS encoding TrkA family potassium uptake protein, with product MYVVIMGGGRVGLTLANYLVSSGNDVALIESESGLCGNAAAELDALVICGSGTDVKTLEEASIHDADVFVAATGHDEANLLSCILVKEYNVPKIIARVSNPDHEDAFKKVGIHHVISPELTAAGYLEKLINRPKIADLIVVGKGNAELLDISIENSRIVGKRVGDLSPTDDYIIAAIHQNGEMYIPRDDWVLEKNEKVSVLVKSRSVKKVTSIFV from the coding sequence ATGTACGTAGTTATAATGGGCGGCGGAAGGGTTGGTTTAACCCTAGCTAATTATCTGGTATCATCTGGAAATGATGTAGCTCTCATTGAGAGTGAAAGTGGGTTATGTGGAAATGCAGCGGCAGAATTGGATGCTCTGGTGATTTGCGGAAGCGGAACCGATGTAAAAACACTTGAAGAGGCAAGTATCCATGATGCTGATGTTTTTGTAGCAGCTACAGGTCATGATGAGGCTAACCTGCTCTCCTGTATACTGGTAAAGGAGTATAATGTTCCCAAGATTATTGCTAGGGTAAGTAATCCTGATCATGAAGATGCATTTAAAAAAGTGGGTATACACCATGTTATTAGCCCGGAGCTCACTGCTGCAGGATATCTGGAAAAACTGATAAACCGTCCAAAAATCGCGGATCTAATTGTGGTGGGTAAGGGAAATGCAGAGCTTCTGGACATAAGTATTGAGAATTCCAGAATCGTAGGGAAGAGAGTGGGTGATCTGAGCCCTACTGATGATTATATTATTGCAGCCATCCATCAAAACGGTGAGATGTACATCCCTCGAGATGACTGGGTTCTGGAGAAAAATGAAAAAGTGTCGGTACTGGTGAAGAGCAGGTCCGTGAAGAAAGTTACTTCTATCTTTGTTTAA
- the lonB gene encoding ATP-dependent protease LonB — protein MANYNPNSEVSDDETPQIRDYKTSGDIEVPDRIIDQIIGQEEAVETVKKAAKQRRNVLLIGEPGVGKSMLAKGMAELLPPEELQDILVYPNMEDNQNPLIGVMPAGEGKNVVTNYKVKAKGQEERKNMFMIAIISLILVIGFVIGQYLAAIIAAGIVFLALQQMKPRSTVMVPKLLINNNQRNMAPFVDATGAHAGALLGDVRHDPYQSGGLGTPAHERVEAGMIHKANKGVLYVDEIGSLQMKTQQELLTAMQEKKYQITGQSETSSGAMVRSQEVPCDFVLVASGNLHVLEGMHPALRSRIRGYGYEVFMKDSMKDTEENRDKLVQFVAQEVKKDGRIPHFSKEAIAEIIHEAQRRAGKKDALTLKLRDLGGLVRAAGDIAKGEKADHVTVDHVLSAKKLARTLEQQIADRYIVQKKRYRVFKSEGGEVGKVNGLAIIGDRSGIIMPIAAEAAPAQSKDEGKIIATGKLGEIAREAVQNVSALVKKHTGTDISNYDIHIQFLQSYEGVEGDSASVSVATAVVSALENIPVDQSVALTGSLSIRGDVLPVGGVTGKIEAAAEAGIRKVLIPKSNMEDVLIEERYRDKIEIVPIETLSEVLEHTLSGKGKKGLMDKMQKITDMVPHGILQKPATH, from the coding sequence ATGGCAAATTATAACCCAAATTCTGAGGTTTCAGATGATGAAACCCCTCAAATTCGCGATTACAAAACTTCAGGTGACATTGAGGTACCTGATAGGATCATAGATCAGATCATCGGTCAGGAAGAGGCCGTGGAAACAGTTAAAAAGGCAGCTAAACAGCGCCGTAATGTTCTTCTAATTGGAGAACCTGGTGTTGGTAAATCCATGCTTGCCAAAGGAATGGCGGAACTACTTCCCCCTGAAGAACTTCAGGATATATTGGTATATCCCAACATGGAAGACAACCAGAACCCTCTTATAGGTGTGATGCCTGCGGGTGAAGGGAAAAATGTGGTGACCAACTACAAGGTCAAGGCCAAAGGGCAGGAAGAACGTAAAAACATGTTCATGATTGCCATAATCAGCCTGATCCTGGTTATTGGTTTTGTAATTGGGCAGTATCTGGCTGCCATCATTGCAGCAGGTATAGTATTCCTTGCCCTGCAGCAGATGAAACCACGCAGTACGGTAATGGTGCCTAAACTTCTCATTAACAATAACCAAAGAAACATGGCTCCGTTTGTAGATGCCACCGGAGCCCACGCCGGAGCTTTATTAGGTGATGTCAGGCACGACCCATACCAGTCTGGTGGATTAGGAACCCCTGCTCATGAACGGGTAGAAGCAGGTATGATCCACAAGGCCAATAAAGGAGTGCTTTACGTTGATGAAATCGGCTCTTTGCAGATGAAAACTCAGCAAGAACTTCTAACTGCCATGCAGGAGAAGAAATACCAGATTACTGGTCAGAGCGAGACCAGCAGTGGTGCAATGGTTCGTTCCCAGGAAGTTCCCTGTGACTTTGTGCTGGTGGCTTCCGGAAACCTGCATGTCCTGGAAGGAATGCACCCTGCACTTAGAAGCAGGATCCGGGGTTACGGTTATGAAGTATTCATGAAGGACTCCATGAAGGATACTGAGGAAAACCGGGACAAACTGGTCCAGTTTGTTGCTCAGGAAGTTAAAAAAGACGGACGTATCCCTCATTTCAGTAAAGAGGCCATTGCTGAGATAATTCATGAAGCCCAGCGGCGTGCTGGTAAAAAAGACGCCTTAACCCTGAAACTAAGGGATCTTGGTGGTCTTGTAAGGGCTGCTGGAGACATAGCCAAGGGAGAAAAGGCAGACCACGTTACAGTAGACCATGTGCTCAGCGCTAAAAAACTGGCCAGAACCCTGGAACAGCAAATTGCTGATCGTTACATTGTCCAAAAGAAACGTTACCGGGTCTTCAAATCTGAAGGTGGAGAAGTGGGTAAAGTTAACGGTCTTGCCATAATCGGTGACCGTAGTGGTATTATAATGCCCATAGCTGCTGAAGCAGCACCAGCCCAGAGTAAAGATGAAGGTAAGATCATCGCTACTGGAAAACTGGGAGAGATCGCCAGGGAAGCAGTGCAGAATGTAAGTGCCCTGGTTAAGAAACACACCGGAACTGACATCTCTAACTATGATATACACATTCAGTTTCTCCAGTCCTATGAAGGAGTGGAAGGAGACAGTGCCAGTGTATCCGTGGCCACTGCAGTTGTATCTGCACTTGAAAACATACCAGTCGACCAATCAGTAGCTTTAACCGGATCTTTAAGTATCCGTGGTGATGTGCTACCTGTAGGTGGAGTTACCGGTAAGATCGAAGCTGCAGCCGAGGCAGGAATACGCAAAGTGCTAATTCCAAAGTCTAACATGGAAGATGTCCTTATAGAGGAAAGGTACCGTGATAAAATTGAGATAGTTCCAATTGAGACTTTAAGTGAGGTCCTGGAACACACCCTTAGTGGTAAGGGTAAAAAAGGTCTCATGGACAAAATGCAAAAGATCACAGACATGGTACCCCATGGAATCCTGCAGAAACCTGCAACTCATTAA